A single Natranaerobius thermophilus JW/NM-WN-LF DNA region contains:
- a CDS encoding FMN-binding protein yields MKKSTRCTKLPILLMVIAVVSALLLGVSNSYTAPIIEENRLRTLESKMFSYFPEVDEFLIETVDDEEFFVVKDDDNIQGVATVVKSSGYGGRIELMLAVNNHGYIEGVEILSHSETPGLGSEITEPEWLAQFNGLTAFDEIEISEDIDVIAGATRSCEGVAEGTKIALDNISQAYYDTDDNTFND; encoded by the coding sequence GTGAAAAAGAGTACACGTTGCACTAAATTGCCCATTCTTTTAATGGTAATTGCTGTAGTATCTGCACTATTATTAGGGGTTTCCAACAGTTATACAGCACCAATAATAGAAGAGAACCGATTAAGAACTCTAGAAAGTAAAATGTTCAGTTATTTTCCGGAAGTTGACGAATTTTTAATCGAAACAGTAGATGATGAAGAATTTTTTGTCGTTAAAGATGATGATAATATCCAAGGTGTTGCCACAGTCGTTAAAAGTAGTGGTTATGGTGGGAGAATCGAACTCATGTTAGCTGTTAATAATCATGGTTACATTGAAGGGGTGGAGATTTTATCTCATTCGGAAACTCCTGGTCTAGGGAGCGAAATTACTGAACCTGAATGGTTAGCCCAATTTAATGGACTGACCGCCTTTGATGAAATTGAAATCAGTGAAGATATTGATGTGATTGCAGGAGCGACAAGAAGTTGTGAAGGTGTAGCAGAGGGTACGAAAATCGCTTTAGATAATATTTCTCAAGCTTATTATGATACTGATGACAATACTTTTAATGATTAG
- a CDS encoding PstS family phosphate ABC transporter substrate-binding protein: MRTKLISLSLVLILGLSVLSGCGNGDEGRDRALEIQGSDTMVNLNQTWAEEYMDKNQDKQVSVTGGGSGTGISALINDNVDIAGSSRYMKEEEIEEAQNNDVNVYEFKVGQDGLAVGVHKNNPIDKMTVDELKKVFTGEVTEWSELGWEDGGTIEVYSRQSNSGTYVYFNENIMDGEDWASDTQFMSGSSAINDALQNDENGIGYYGVGYVDGVTALDVAEDEGSEFYTPLEQENIDDGDYPIARPLYFYTNGVPEEEVLEFLEFVLNDGQDIIGDAGFYALTPEYETKNEEIFQELDIEFE, from the coding sequence TTGAGGACTAAACTTATTTCTTTATCATTAGTTTTGATTTTAGGACTTTCAGTATTGAGTGGTTGTGGTAATGGGGATGAGGGCAGGGATCGTGCCCTAGAGATTCAAGGTTCGGATACTATGGTTAATTTAAACCAAACTTGGGCAGAAGAATATATGGATAAAAATCAGGATAAACAAGTTTCAGTTACTGGTGGGGGGTCAGGAACTGGTATTTCTGCATTAATCAACGATAATGTTGATATTGCGGGTTCGTCCAGATATATGAAAGAAGAAGAGATTGAAGAAGCTCAAAATAATGATGTTAATGTCTATGAATTTAAAGTTGGTCAGGATGGACTGGCAGTTGGAGTGCATAAGAATAATCCTATCGATAAGATGACAGTGGATGAACTTAAAAAAGTTTTTACCGGTGAAGTGACAGAATGGTCCGAGCTAGGATGGGAAGATGGAGGTACAATTGAAGTGTACAGCCGCCAGAGTAATTCTGGAACTTATGTATATTTTAATGAGAATATTATGGATGGAGAAGACTGGGCTTCAGATACTCAATTTATGAGTGGTTCTTCTGCCATTAATGATGCTTTGCAAAATGATGAAAATGGAATAGGTTATTACGGAGTCGGATATGTGGATGGTGTTACAGCATTAGATGTGGCTGAAGATGAAGGATCTGAGTTTTATACTCCATTGGAGCAGGAGAACATTGATGATGGAGACTATCCAATAGCAAGACCATTGTATTTTTACACTAATGGCGTTCCAGAAGAAGAAGTATTAGAGTTCCTCGAATTTGTGTTAAATGATGGACAAGATATAATCGGTGATGCTGGTTTCTATGCGCTTACTCCAGAATATGAAACTAAAAACGAAGAAATATTTCAGGAATTAGATATTGAATTCGAGTAG
- a CDS encoding response regulator transcription factor, giving the protein MHRILLVEDEHHIAKLVNHNLIKEGYEVEHVTHGDEAFNKYFENDYDLIILDLMLPGLDGLEVCRKIRGNSSLHIPVIMLTAKSDEIEKIVGLEMGADDYVTKPFSPRELLARVKAQLRGRTKELTDEKSQDNSNKIFDQRDKSEDVKKNGPLSIKPEKYRAYIENQELQLTPKEFELLNIMVTNSGQVLTREKLLEKIWGYDFLGDTRTVDVHIRHLRQKISEAGGPPDLVETVRGIGYRLKEME; this is encoded by the coding sequence ATGCATAGAATATTATTAGTCGAGGATGAACACCATATTGCTAAACTAGTTAATCACAACTTAATAAAAGAAGGGTATGAAGTTGAACATGTAACCCATGGAGATGAAGCTTTTAACAAATATTTTGAAAATGACTATGATTTAATTATTTTAGATCTAATGCTTCCTGGTTTAGATGGGCTAGAAGTTTGTAGAAAAATACGTGGTAATTCCTCCCTGCATATTCCAGTTATTATGTTAACAGCAAAAAGTGATGAGATTGAAAAAATAGTAGGTTTAGAAATGGGTGCCGATGATTATGTAACTAAACCTTTTAGTCCTAGAGAGCTGTTAGCTAGAGTAAAAGCTCAATTGCGTGGAAGAACTAAAGAGTTAACAGATGAAAAAAGCCAAGATAATTCTAACAAGATTTTTGATCAAAGGGATAAAAGTGAAGATGTTAAAAAGAATGGTCCTTTATCAATTAAACCTGAAAAATATCGAGCATATATTGAAAATCAAGAATTACAGTTAACTCCAAAAGAATTTGAGCTTTTAAATATTATGGTTACAAACTCTGGACAAGTTTTGACGAGAGAAAAATTACTTGAAAAAATTTGGGGCTACGATTTTCTTGGAGATACCAGAACTGTAGATGTTCATATTAGACATCTACGCCAGAAAATTAGTGAAGCGGGTGGTCCTCCTGACTTAGTAGAGACAGTCAGGGGCATAGGATATCGTTTAAAAGAAATGGAGTAA
- the hcp gene encoding hydroxylamine reductase, with amino-acid sequence MSMKCFQCQETVKNQGCTVKGVCGKPDNVANLQDVLIYTLKGISFYAHEGRNLGVKDEEVDRFVMDNLFATVTNVNFSEQDFIDRIKQSFKIRDQIKEQVMLKYREKYGENLDNKVPSNATWYTEDELNFKTKGEEVGVHSSDNEDINSLRELLTYGIKGIAAYAHHAYTLNQKDDEIFAFMHKGLAATTDDSLSVDDLVSLVMECGKFGVNTMALLDKANTEAYGHPEPTQINIGVRNNPGILISGHDLKDMQELLEQTEGTGVDVYTHGEMLPANAYPAFKKYDHFVGNYGNAWWQQNEEFEKFNGPILMTTNCLVPPKDSYKDRVYTTGVVGFDGVTHIPEREAGESKDFSQIIEHAKKCAAPEELEQGEIPGGFAHNAVLSVADKVVEAVKNGDIKRFVVMGGCDGRHKSREYYTEFAKALPQDTIILTAGCAKYRYNKLDLGDIGGIPRVLDAGQCNDSYSLVVIAQKLAEAFELEDINDLPVSYNIAWYEQKAVTVLLSLLYLGVKKIYLGPTLPAFVSENVLNVLVDKFDMRPNSNVDEDLEKIMAGE; translated from the coding sequence GTGAGCATGAAATGTTTTCAATGCCAAGAAACAGTAAAGAATCAGGGATGTACAGTTAAGGGTGTTTGTGGTAAGCCTGATAATGTGGCGAATCTTCAAGATGTATTGATTTACACTTTAAAGGGGATTTCGTTCTATGCCCATGAAGGAAGAAACTTGGGTGTGAAAGATGAAGAAGTGGATAGGTTTGTCATGGATAATTTATTTGCTACAGTAACTAATGTAAACTTCAGTGAACAAGATTTTATTGATAGAATCAAGCAGTCTTTTAAAATAAGAGATCAAATAAAAGAACAAGTTATGCTAAAATACCGAGAAAAATACGGTGAGAATTTAGATAATAAGGTGCCCTCAAATGCGACTTGGTACACAGAAGATGAGCTTAATTTCAAAACCAAAGGTGAAGAAGTAGGAGTTCACTCATCGGATAATGAGGATATTAATTCCTTAAGAGAACTGTTAACCTATGGTATCAAAGGTATAGCAGCTTATGCCCATCACGCATATACTTTAAACCAAAAAGATGATGAAATATTTGCCTTTATGCACAAAGGTTTAGCAGCAACTACAGATGATAGCTTGAGTGTAGATGATTTGGTATCTCTAGTCATGGAGTGTGGAAAGTTTGGAGTAAATACCATGGCACTACTAGATAAAGCCAACACAGAAGCCTACGGTCATCCTGAACCAACTCAAATAAATATTGGTGTACGCAATAATCCAGGAATTTTGATCAGTGGTCACGACCTGAAGGATATGCAAGAACTACTAGAACAGACAGAAGGCACTGGTGTTGATGTATATACGCATGGAGAAATGCTTCCGGCTAATGCGTATCCAGCCTTTAAGAAATACGATCATTTCGTAGGTAATTACGGAAATGCTTGGTGGCAGCAAAATGAAGAATTTGAGAAATTTAATGGTCCAATTTTGATGACTACAAACTGTCTTGTACCACCTAAAGATTCTTACAAAGATAGAGTGTACACAACTGGTGTAGTAGGTTTTGATGGTGTAACTCATATTCCCGAGAGAGAAGCAGGTGAAAGCAAGGACTTCTCCCAAATTATCGAGCATGCCAAAAAATGTGCTGCTCCAGAAGAATTAGAACAGGGAGAAATACCGGGTGGATTTGCCCACAATGCAGTATTAAGTGTAGCAGATAAAGTAGTAGAAGCAGTTAAGAACGGTGATATCAAGAGATTTGTTGTTATGGGCGGTTGCGACGGACGCCATAAGAGTAGAGAGTACTACACAGAATTTGCCAAAGCTCTTCCCCAGGATACAATTATACTGACTGCCGGCTGTGCCAAGTATAGATATAATAAGCTGGATTTAGGAGATATCGGAGGAATTCCAAGAGTATTAGATGCAGGTCAGTGTAATGACTCTTATTCCTTGGTTGTTATCGCGCAAAAACTAGCTGAAGCCTTTGAGTTAGAAGATATTAACGATCTACCAGTTTCATATAACATTGCTTGGTACGAACAGAAGGCGGTTACAGTGCTACTATCGTTACTGTATCTAGGTGTGAAGAAAATTTATCTAGGTCCCACCCTTCCTGCCTTCGTATCTGAAAATGTATTGAATGTGCTAGTTGATAAGTTTGATATGAGGCCAAATTCTAATGTAGATGAAGATTTGGAAAAAATTATGGCAGGAGAATAA
- the pstA gene encoding phosphate ABC transporter permease PstA, protein MVTKISKKLASLTYSRESFRESALKKFKEKVWFALFGAVGASAVLIVLFLLTIIFINGFEVISLEFLIERPLQQMTEGGIFPAILGTFYLSVLTLLFSLPIGISAAIYLHEWAGKGWFVRLIRLSIRNLAGIPSIVYGLFGLALFASGMGFGSSLLSASLTLSLMTLPIVITSSEEALKGVPNNFRQAALSLGATRWETIKLQVLPYALPGMATGSILGLARAAGETAPIILTGAAYYLPYLPESVFDRFMALPYHLYILATQHSDISTVRPIAFGTALVLILIVLTVNSVAILIRVKIRKNKIW, encoded by the coding sequence ATGGTTACTAAAATATCGAAAAAACTTGCTAGCCTAACTTATTCGCGGGAAAGTTTCAGAGAAAGTGCACTAAAGAAATTTAAAGAGAAAGTATGGTTCGCTTTATTCGGAGCAGTTGGAGCTTCTGCAGTTTTAATTGTGTTATTTTTGTTAACAATTATATTTATTAATGGTTTCGAAGTCATATCTTTGGAATTTTTGATCGAAAGGCCGTTACAACAAATGACAGAAGGGGGAATTTTTCCTGCCATCCTAGGGACCTTTTATTTATCTGTGTTAACACTATTATTTTCCCTACCTATTGGAATTAGTGCAGCTATTTATCTACACGAATGGGCAGGAAAAGGCTGGTTTGTGAGATTGATACGTTTAAGTATAAGGAATTTAGCCGGTATACCATCAATAGTCTATGGATTATTTGGACTTGCTTTGTTTGCTTCGGGCATGGGTTTTGGAAGTTCTCTACTATCGGCATCACTAACTTTATCACTGATGACCTTGCCTATCGTGATCACTTCAAGTGAAGAAGCTCTGAAAGGTGTGCCAAATAATTTTAGACAAGCTGCTTTATCTCTAGGAGCTACAAGATGGGAAACTATAAAATTACAAGTTCTACCTTATGCATTACCAGGCATGGCGACCGGTAGTATTTTAGGCTTAGCTAGGGCTGCAGGAGAAACTGCCCCTATTATATTAACTGGTGCAGCTTACTATTTACCTTATTTACCTGAAAGTGTTTTTGATAGGTTTATGGCCTTACCTTATCATTTGTATATATTAGCCACGCAACACTCTGACATTTCTACCGTCAGGCCAATAGCTTTTGGAACAGCATTAGTATTGATTCTAATTGTTTTAACTGTAAATAGTGTAGCGATATTAATTAGGGTGAAAATCAGAAAAAACAAAATATGGTAA
- the pstB gene encoding phosphate ABC transporter ATP-binding protein PstB: MNDNPVFEIKDLKLWYGSNQALQDINMSIKEKEVLAIIGPSGCGKSSFLKTLNRMVDLVGSAKLSGEIYYLGKNIYSQETNVIELRKQVGMVFQKPNPFPQSIYENVAFAPKLHETKNKSNLDQIVKTSLQQAFLWDEVNDRLKNQALSLSGGQQQRLCIARALASKPEVILMDEPCSALDPVSTSKIESLITTLKEKYTVVIVTHNMQQAARISDRTAFFLNGELVELDKTDKVFTNPKDSRTEDYITGRFG, encoded by the coding sequence ATGAATGATAATCCTGTTTTCGAAATAAAAGATCTCAAACTATGGTATGGCTCCAATCAAGCATTACAAGATATAAATATGAGTATTAAGGAAAAAGAAGTTCTGGCCATCATTGGACCTTCAGGTTGTGGGAAGTCAAGTTTCTTAAAAACTTTAAATCGTATGGTAGATTTAGTTGGAAGTGCAAAATTAAGTGGAGAAATTTATTATCTAGGGAAAAACATCTACAGTCAGGAAACAAATGTAATTGAGTTGAGAAAACAAGTTGGAATGGTATTTCAAAAACCTAATCCCTTTCCCCAATCAATTTACGAGAATGTAGCCTTCGCCCCTAAATTGCACGAGACAAAGAATAAAAGTAACTTAGATCAAATTGTAAAAACATCTTTACAACAAGCATTTTTATGGGATGAGGTTAATGATAGGTTAAAAAATCAAGCTTTATCCCTTTCCGGGGGGCAACAGCAAAGATTATGTATTGCTAGAGCACTGGCTTCAAAGCCAGAAGTTATATTAATGGATGAACCTTGTTCTGCTTTAGACCCTGTTTCCACCTCAAAAATAGAAAGCTTAATTACTACTTTAAAAGAGAAATATACCGTTGTAATAGTAACTCATAATATGCAACAAGCTGCACGAATTTCCGATAGAACGGCATTTTTCTTAAATGGGGAACTTGTTGAGTTAGATAAAACGGATAAAGTATTTACTAATCCTAAAGACTCAAGAACTGAAGATTATATAACTGGCCGTTTTGGCTAA
- the pstC gene encoding phosphate ABC transporter permease subunit PstC, whose translation MKAGKWFDVKQKLIKGYFTLTGGIAILVLFLIFAFLIVEAYPAVKELGILEFLTGYRWMPSSGDPGYGTLALILSTLIIAIGSIVIAVPWGVITAGYISDVASPKIKEIMKITVETLAIFPSVVLGFIGLTILAPLVANIFQLSNGLTALTGVLMLSIMALPTIISISEDALNSVPNEYKEASYALGATKWETLRRITYPSASSGIIAAVMLGFGRAIGETMTVLMVTGNSLAVPLTEIWGFPIPDFLTSVRTLTATIAIEASDVPWGSLHYHSLFVVGAILFLMTFIVNLIADFALGRSGEE comes from the coding sequence ATGAAAGCAGGGAAATGGTTTGATGTAAAACAAAAACTTATAAAGGGATATTTCACATTAACTGGTGGTATAGCTATTTTGGTTTTATTTTTAATATTTGCCTTTTTAATTGTCGAAGCATATCCTGCTGTCAAAGAATTGGGGATATTAGAGTTTTTAACTGGTTATCGTTGGATGCCTTCTTCTGGTGATCCAGGATACGGAACTTTAGCTTTGATATTGAGTACCTTGATTATAGCTATAGGTTCCATAGTAATTGCAGTACCCTGGGGTGTAATTACAGCAGGATATATTTCCGATGTGGCCTCTCCTAAAATTAAGGAAATTATGAAGATAACAGTAGAAACTTTGGCTATATTCCCTTCAGTGGTATTAGGGTTTATAGGATTAACAATCTTGGCTCCGTTAGTGGCAAATATATTTCAATTATCAAATGGTTTAACAGCTTTGACTGGTGTTTTGATGTTAAGTATTATGGCTTTACCTACTATCATAAGTATTTCAGAAGATGCGCTAAATTCAGTGCCGAATGAATATAAAGAAGCTTCATACGCTCTGGGTGCTACAAAGTGGGAAACATTAAGACGTATAACCTATCCCTCGGCATCTTCTGGAATTATTGCAGCAGTTATGTTGGGATTTGGTCGTGCAATTGGTGAAACGATGACAGTATTAATGGTAACCGGTAATTCTCTAGCTGTTCCACTAACAGAAATTTGGGGTTTTCCCATACCGGACTTTCTAACTTCCGTAAGAACACTGACAGCCACTATTGCCATTGAAGCTTCAGATGTACCATGGGGAAGCTTACATTATCATTCCCTTTTTGTAGTAGGGGCCATTTTATTCTTGATGACTTTTATAGTTAATTTGATTGCAGATTTTGCCCTAGGCCGTTCAGGAGAGGAGTGA
- the phoU gene encoding phosphate signaling complex protein PhoU: MVRDTFDQELTELKNQVLVMGGAVEKAISKSIEGLKKQDGKIARQVIQEDDSIDDLELEIEDKCLTLIARHQPMAKDLRRIGIILKLITDLERMGDKAASISHKTLNLLDEPFIKPLVDIPRMADLTEEMVENSLNAFVKENVDLAYQVIDDDNKIDYLYDQIFRELVTYMITDPKKISQATQLMFVSSDLERISDHATNLGEWVIFMVTGDRIDV; this comes from the coding sequence ATGGTTAGGGATACATTTGATCAGGAATTGACTGAGTTAAAAAACCAGGTCCTAGTCATGGGGGGAGCGGTGGAAAAAGCTATTTCAAAATCAATCGAAGGTTTAAAAAAGCAAGATGGAAAAATAGCGAGACAAGTAATTCAAGAAGACGATAGCATTGATGATTTGGAATTAGAGATTGAAGATAAATGCTTAACTTTGATTGCCAGACATCAACCAATGGCTAAAGATTTGAGAAGAATAGGTATAATTTTAAAATTAATCACAGATTTAGAGAGAATGGGCGATAAAGCGGCTTCAATATCTCATAAAACACTTAATCTTTTGGATGAACCTTTTATTAAACCTTTAGTTGATATTCCTAGAATGGCTGATTTGACGGAAGAAATGGTGGAAAACTCATTGAATGCTTTTGTAAAAGAAAATGTAGATTTAGCATATCAAGTTATAGATGATGATAATAAAATTGATTATCTATATGATCAAATTTTTCGTGAATTAGTTACTTACATGATAACTGATCCTAAGAAAATTTCTCAAGCTACGCAGCTAATGTTTGTGAGCAGTGATCTTGAAAGAATTAGTGATCATGCTACTAATTTAGGTGAATGGGTGATTTTTATGGTGACTGGTGATAGAATAGATGTATAG
- the ltrA gene encoding group II intron reverse transcriptase/maturase, translating into MKKWYSLIDKIYSKKNLEDAYRRVRANKGKPGIDQVTVEAYGSNLEENLETLHHDLKIGAYKPQPVRRVKIPKPDGSTRPLGIPTVKDRVVQQATLNILQPIFDPDFHPSSYGYRPNRSCHKAIAKSEQFINKYNLRHVVDMDLSKCFDKLNHELIIEEVAKKVSDGSVLKLIKKFLKSGVMEDGAIEDTEIGSPQGGVISPLLTNIYLDRFDKEMKSRNIRIVRYADDILIFAYTPRQAKRYKDIATEILEDELKLTVNKEKTHITNDRKGVPYLGVIIRSQNISIQPEKIQKFKEKVRTLTPRNHGRNLSEIIKELNPVLRGWANYFRIANCKKQFENLMKWIRRRLRMKKMREWKSWKQLHKTLRRKGYKGEFEKISMNKWRNSSSPLISLALPNKWFDEIGLINISTYQVGILHHFRK; encoded by the coding sequence ATGAAGAAATGGTACAGTTTAATAGACAAGATTTATTCCAAAAAGAATCTAGAAGACGCCTACCGCAGGGTCAGAGCTAACAAAGGTAAACCCGGCATAGACCAGGTAACCGTGGAGGCTTATGGCTCCAACCTAGAAGAAAATCTGGAAACCCTTCATCATGACCTTAAAATTGGCGCATACAAACCACAACCTGTGAGGCGAGTTAAGATACCCAAACCAGATGGAAGTACTCGCCCATTAGGGATTCCAACCGTAAAAGACAGGGTAGTCCAACAAGCAACCTTAAATATACTTCAACCGATTTTTGATCCAGACTTCCACCCGTCAAGCTACGGATACAGGCCTAATCGCTCATGTCACAAAGCAATAGCTAAATCAGAACAGTTCATTAATAAATACAATCTAAGACATGTAGTAGATATGGACCTATCTAAATGCTTTGATAAATTAAACCATGAGTTGATTATCGAAGAAGTAGCCAAGAAAGTTAGTGATGGAAGTGTTCTCAAATTAATAAAGAAGTTTTTGAAGTCCGGAGTAATGGAAGATGGAGCCATAGAAGACACAGAAATAGGGAGCCCTCAAGGTGGAGTGATATCACCACTACTAACCAACATTTACCTAGACAGATTTGATAAAGAAATGAAGAGTCGCAATATCCGAATAGTAAGATATGCCGATGATATTTTAATATTCGCCTACACACCAAGACAAGCGAAAAGATATAAAGATATAGCTACTGAAATATTAGAAGACGAATTAAAACTAACAGTTAATAAAGAGAAAACTCACATAACAAATGACCGCAAAGGTGTTCCCTACCTAGGAGTTATCATAAGGAGTCAAAACATATCCATCCAGCCTGAAAAGATACAGAAATTCAAAGAAAAAGTCAGAACTCTTACACCAAGAAATCATGGTAGAAATCTATCCGAAATCATAAAAGAGCTAAATCCAGTATTAAGAGGATGGGCAAATTACTTCCGAATAGCCAATTGTAAGAAACAATTTGAGAACTTAATGAAATGGATTAGAAGAAGACTTAGGATGAAGAAAATGCGAGAATGGAAAAGTTGGAAACAACTACACAAAACTCTTCGCAGAAAAGGCTACAAAGGGGAATTTGAGAAAATCTCCATGAATAAATGGAGAAACTCATCAAGTCCTCTCATAAGTTTAGCACTACCCAATAAGTGGTTTGACGAGATAGGTCTAATTAATATTAGTACCTATCAAGTTGGTATTTTGCATCACTTTAGAAAGTGA
- the ltrA gene encoding group II intron reverse transcriptase/maturase — protein sequence MTVTNKGMKCRQLLTGESCKEGSPQKNSAEHEGYAGVHSSLRITENNISNANLSKGNLLEEILDRDNMNKAFKKIKSNKGSHGIDGMGVDELLQYLKENGDHLRQRVLDGKYRPNPVRRVEIPKEDGKKRKLGIPTVVDRVIQQAIAQVLSPIYEEQFSDNSYGFRPGRSTHDAIKKSQQNINEGYKYVVDMDLEKYFDTVNQSKLIEVLSKTIKDGRVISLINKYLRAGVMIKHTYKDTEVGVPQGGPLSPILSNIMLHELDKELEKRGHEFVRYADDLLIFCKSRRSAGRTLKNILPFIENKLFLKVNKDKTVVAYVGKVRFLGFGFYRHKGKARLRVHLKSVTKMRTRIKELTSRSYGISNEARAKKLSRYIMGWVNYFKPADMKNLLINTDSWMRRRIRMIYWKQWKKVRTKFKMLKFFGANKYKAWEYANTRKGYWRISNSPVLSKSLGNDVIKGFGFLFFSEYYRQVKA from the coding sequence ATGACTGTTACCAATAAAGGAATGAAGTGCCGCCAACTTCTGACAGGCGAAAGCTGCAAAGAAGGCTCACCGCAGAAGAATAGTGCGGAACACGAAGGATATGCGGGAGTGCACAGTTCTTTAAGGATAACTGAAAACAACATCTCCAATGCAAACTTGTCGAAGGGGAATTTGCTAGAGGAAATTTTGGATAGAGACAACATGAATAAAGCATTCAAGAAAATAAAATCCAACAAAGGCTCTCACGGGATTGATGGGATGGGAGTAGATGAACTTCTACAATATCTCAAAGAAAACGGGGACCACCTCAGGCAAAGAGTCCTGGACGGTAAATACCGCCCTAATCCCGTCAGAAGGGTAGAGATACCTAAAGAAGATGGGAAGAAAAGAAAATTAGGCATACCTACAGTGGTAGACAGGGTAATCCAACAAGCAATAGCCCAAGTACTATCTCCAATATATGAGGAGCAATTCTCAGATAACAGCTATGGTTTTCGCCCTGGACGCAGTACTCATGATGCAATTAAGAAAAGTCAACAAAACATAAATGAAGGATACAAATATGTAGTAGATATGGACTTGGAGAAATACTTTGACACAGTAAACCAGAGCAAATTGATAGAAGTGCTATCTAAGACAATAAAAGACGGTCGAGTAATATCTCTTATCAACAAATATCTAAGAGCAGGAGTAATGATCAAACACACCTATAAGGATACAGAAGTTGGCGTGCCCCAGGGCGGGCCTCTTAGCCCTATCCTCAGTAACATAATGCTCCACGAATTGGATAAAGAACTTGAGAAAAGGGGGCACGAATTCGTCCGCTATGCGGACGACCTGCTAATCTTTTGTAAAAGCAGAAGAAGTGCCGGACGCACCTTGAAGAACATACTACCCTTCATCGAAAATAAACTATTTCTCAAAGTAAATAAAGATAAAACTGTAGTTGCCTATGTAGGAAAGGTAAGATTTCTTGGGTTTGGCTTTTACAGACATAAAGGAAAAGCCAGATTAAGAGTTCATCTTAAATCAGTTACAAAGATGAGAACGAGAATAAAAGAACTCACATCTAGAAGTTATGGAATAAGCAACGAAGCCAGAGCAAAGAAACTTAGCCGATACATTATGGGTTGGGTTAACTACTTTAAACCAGCTGATATGAAGAATCTGTTAATAAATACTGACAGTTGGATGAGAAGGCGTATTCGCATGATTTACTGGAAACAATGGAAGAAAGTGAGAACAAAATTTAAAATGCTCAAGTTCTTTGGAGCCAATAAATACAAAGCATGGGAATATGCAAACACAAGAAAGGGCTACTGGAGAATTTCCAATAGCCCCGTCTTATCCAAATCCCTTGGAAATGATGTAATCAAAGGATTTGGTTTCCTATTCTTTTCGGAATATTATCGACAAGTTAAAGCGTAA